In Plasmodium knowlesi strain H genome assembly, chromosome: 7, one DNA window encodes the following:
- a CDS encoding vacuolar protein sorting-associated protein 33, putative: MNLTDELRQKGRTQLLSIFKRFKGDKCLFFERSLHIILNVVLKDDDIKKERIEHVFLLDKETEVNVSKVDKVNNILFFLRPNFYEVENVFKIIERVAKNESDKFAKGKLGGDDSSGGGTRKYALVFIPYMTPMCEAEILKHNLLDIHIRVIVFPLYFFPLYNDVFSLEIKGLYKEYYVDNDFTNLLMCSFSFMFLQHLFNGVFKNIKSLGQLSHSIVEQLIQLRKEIVATNFDLQAPNKFDEDFLDVITNLQNVQDMRHFRDSGQPLAIPLKYALHKIFLSERSSRGRTRRSNHPTIVEHKGLSTGKTSLEKRKNSRNKFQTRSCAEGKEEGDNSDDMHDGDKDDEYNDNDEDGSDDGSGDDGDGSDGGDDDGSGDGSDDDEDNRDGEVSSDHNGDKSDHLGAPEGDSPGGMEDPPNGVEGKAHKEKEHAPRESTGMHNEKSVKREMLSQEMFVQTGAVSPSEQVNIDSASERSRNSTSRIKRRNPSNNATDGNKSSSSFEEGLPPSRGRKAGQIKGAIHRERRKGESRGRPSKGKTKKVIESVRMKKTDSTDEAHVTEEDYESSSASTGPNFMATEDNTNFLLKKKDKQKMERKNKREKSYLQEKLGIANFNFLLNVSNKIDSCIIIDRKIDMVTPFSTPFTYEGLLDHLFGISNLQIEVPRYIIFNDMNNPGGDMKGQWKEEHSQQNKDSLKNMMVRIKLKNSVDVLYNDIKDLSPNQVGLYLHNKASEIQKTYKEKDTLKDIEEINKFLKKIKMKHFEHNSLSTHVNLASFILTTMKKEPNFNKLKLEDEIIQLNNTSNRTTLHNIVQQIQLLIYSNEDIHEVYRLLCLFSVVTNGFSENYTNEVKKDILEHYGIDELSRINKLHFCNILKHQPKQKFIWSHLRNHFNLLSNEHNDISYVCNGYAPLSVRLIEYMGILKNNMQAFPEIFNLLSGPTLDIVQNPVGYGKFALDKGKKDTPWGENNPDGEKDVVLLFYVGGISYAEIAAIRNLNKHSQTYHYLIFTTEIISSRRLLQSLAAP; this comes from the coding sequence ATGAACTTAACGGATGAGCTGAGGCAGAAGGGACGGACCCAGCTGCTTAGCATATTCAAACGGTTCAAGGGGGAtaagtgccttttttttgagagGTCTTTGCATATTATTCTGAACGTGGTCCTGAAGGACGATGACATTAAGAAGGAACGTATAGAGCATGTATTCCTTCTGGACAAGGAAACAGAAGTTAACGTGAGCAAGGTGGACAAGGTTAATAACATTCTATTCTTTTTGCGTCCGAATTTTTATGAAGTGGAAAATGTCTTTAAGATAATTGAAAGGGttgcaaaaaatgagagTGACAAATTCGCAAAGGGCAAGCTTGGGGGGGATGACTCTTCCGGGGGTGGTACAAGAAAATATGCCTTGGTCTTCATTCCATATATGACACCCATGTGTGAGGCGGAAATCTTGAAACATAATCTTTTGGATATCCATATTCGCGTGATTGTCTTTCctctttactttttcccaCTCTATAATGATGTCTTCAGCCTCGAAATAAAGGGATTGTACAAGGAGTATTACGTGGACAACGACTTCACCAATCTCCTAATGTGTTCATTTAGTTTTATGTTTCTACAACACCTATTTAATGGAGTCTTCAAGAATATTAAATCCTTAGGACAGTTATCACACTCTATAGTAGAACAACTAATACAGCTGAGGAAGGAAATTGTGGCGACGAATTTCGACCTACAGGCACCCAACAAGTTTGATGAAGATTTCCTAGACGTTATTACCAATTTGCAAAATGTGCAGGACATGAGACACTTCCGAGATTCAGGGCAACCACTGGCCATTCCACTCAAGTACGCTCTgcataaaatttttctctcGGAGCGCTCCAGCCGTGGAAGGACCAGGAGGAGCAATCACCCAACCATCGTGGAGCATAAAGGGCTCTCCACAGGGAAAACTTCCCttgagaagaggaaaaatagtCGAAATAAATTTCAGACGAGGAGTTGCGCGGaggggaaggaggaaggtgaCAACAGCGACGACATGCACGATGGTGATAAGGATGACGAATACAATGATAATGATGAGGATGGTAGTGATGATGGTAGTggtgatgatggtgatggtagtgatggtggtgatgatgatggtagtGGTGATGGTAGtgatgacgatgaagatAATCGTGACGGTGAAGTGAGCAGCGACCATAATGGTGATAAGAGTGACCATCTCGGTGCGCCGGAGGGAGACTCCCCCGGGGGGATGGAGGATCCACCAAAcggggtggaaggaaaagcacacaaggaaaaggaacacgCACCTCGGGAATCGACTGGAATGCACAACGAAAAGTCGGTTAAGAGGGAAATGCTGTCCCAGGAAATGTTCGTACAAACAGGGGCAGTGTCCCCAAGCGAACAAGTAAATATCGACTCTGCTTCTGAGCGATCAAGGAATTCCACAAGTagaattaaaagaagaaacccCTCCAACAATGCCACGGACGGCAATAAAAGTTCAAGCTCCTTTGAGGAGGGATTGCCACCCAGTAGGGGGCGTAAAGCAGGGCAGATAAAGGGAGCCATCCAtagggaaaggagaaagggagAATCACGTGGCCGTCCCTCCAAAGGGAAAACCAAAAAGGTCATTGAATCAgtgaggatgaaaaaaaccGACTCAACGGATGAGGCGCATGTTACGGAGGAAGATTACGAGAGCAGCTCGGCGAGCACCGGTCCCAACTTTATGGCCACGGAAGACAATACCAACTTCTtattgaaaaagaaggataagCAGAAGATGGaacggaaaaataaaagggagaaaagctACCTACAGGAGAAACTAGGTATAGCTAACTTTAACTTCCTCCTTAACGTATCCAACAAAATTGATTCGTGCATAATCATTGACCGAAAAATTGATATGGTTACTCCCTTTTCTACACCGTTCACGTATGAAGGGCTACTAGACCACCTGTTTGGTATATCCAACTTACAAATAGAGGTACCTCgatacattatttttaacgaTATGAATAATCCAGGTGGGGATATGAAAGGGCAGTGGAAAGAAGAGCATAGCCAACAGAACAAGGATTCCCTAAAAAACATGATGGTGAgaataaaattgaagaaCTCGGTGGACGTTCTTTACAACGACATAAAGGATCTAAGCCCAAACCAAGTCGGGTTGTACCTTCACAACAAAGCTAGCGAAATACAGAAAACATATAAGGAAAAGGATACACTGAAAGACATAGAAGAGATAAACAagttcttgaaaaaaattaaaatgaagcACTTTGAACACAACTCCTTGTCCACTCATGTCAACCTCGCTTCCTTCATCCTAACGACAATGAAGAAAGAACCCAACTTTAATAAGCTCAAATTGGAGGATGAAATAATTCAATTGAACAATACATCCAATAGAACCACACTACATAACATCGTCCAACAGATTCAACTTCTTATATACTCCAATGAAGATATCCATGAAGTGTATCGACTATTATGTTTGTTCTCTGTCGTAACAAATGGCTTTAGTGAGAACTACACGAATGAAGTGAAAAAGGATATCCTTGAACATTATGGAATTGATGAACTCAGTCGTATAAATAAGttgcatttttgtaatattttaaaaCATCAACCGAAGCAGAAATTCATTTGGAGCCATCTGAGAAACCACTTCAATCTACTCTCCAATGAGCACAACGACATATCGTACGTTTGTAATGGATATGCTCCTCTTTCTGTCAGATTAATTGAATACATGGGGATATTAAAAAACAACATGCAGGCTTTCCCGG
- a CDS encoding cytoadherence linked asexual protein, CLAG, putative: MIIQTLEQDKLKLPIVRHDVRRYFDLSKFKLVEFQTPNNHEREYIIPTVDTDAEDIIKYEHALKTQVAIEYKHEISDMIKKKILVVRTLKIIKIMKIPMDEYKKSSKLNEALLQLNNLFTNKNDPKNDDEVGTRMMKKQIFGKSGFSGKSIRKRIALYMPIDFQMDVINYNDFLFTYHPNMDLMKKLDRQANYFDIGIFNYIGSHFIALGHFIILKLAHKHYNKFFEIGNLKFHNWHSILGFNHSDRYKVLDLLCDESNSYEGDKKRRELYLKNNISSTTEECTVLEFLIHHINKYQMELFTNASKLNLNLQMLMENTHLKEKYFSFMCKKDTGEPCSIYDGPKFKEGDEEQMPFVDNDNYTFKPTQLISPVKDNPYDIYTNYFNFIKYYNEFNRDHVLYIHLLNIIGLFNGDMGAYVSSLYLPGYYNAIQLAYEENQSMKELSDNLVKCVEMCYSRTMQKKSIVFKISSLFKKKKFDSSKCNICEGTLFYINNQVQDSMSMLQKYNGYMSKVLKVNVVSHLIRFMNIYEEYNSFLMHDLNWFTFLLLFRMTTYKEIGQYSISNAMYLDIQDEDTRNRTMVTYHWYPSYLKKYITNRTRKNEAVNLLKELEKMIDKDILEKMKKCIKFVIHVNSILQMDFFYYLNETPLGQQHPYGLTMEIEGKFTDWFSNYMYSFPLINYEDPKGRYNMPEQQKKGQFVAPKYSKWNLHLKKIIEQSFINQFNQKHVKNLFKHFGTYNISNKIMLLRDSYELYIKNFENISFLGDIMLLRKFFGATPKSIIIRQKMHYFLHNIFGNPLNFYKFGLIYGYTFDKVYLKEVVDALHVIYQMNQAIFTEISFLQTVRLLFRKIQYSFFSHRRNDDISMNNIFFFNVRYDYSKLKKEMREEEIHQSMASRFYEKTMYTLFQMMFVTRISKHINKLDRKFGNASMLGLAVDEEPALQFKYVYYGSMFDSMLNVFFPMFIKKPVVQLKYGKTFVLANMYKLASELFAIYNLNNLSTLCDYQSMTSANTYVFNKTMKFLDKKFLPLVVVAFFMKINLEIKEANAGEGFWKTYYSSRFEGPAQMSQHFAYLSLYTGGNIFMRNHLFFPNPLGQELSKQTEGLVNAPPREKPETHRISGLVLIGMVHSLSITFFIFTLLRWYAFYDNVIFLIRSTFRVFDRFYTILENYVNVFIKRMYNRVTADILLKSLRRAYDRAKNEGYYEEGIKARLSDKQFSQREESQECSEAPPVLTEVDIESVQENSSLYYVDNESMFEDLDDDEQFLNERDIIFYEDNVDKRGIYNYVPVSGPQ; encoded by the exons ATGATTATACAGACCCTAGAACAAGATAAGTTGAAGTTACCCATCGTGAGACACGATGTTCGCAGGTATTTTGATCTGTCCAAATTTAAATTAGTCGAATTTCAGACTCCAAATAACCATGAGCGTGAATATATTATCCCGACAGTCGATACAGACGCGGAAGATATtataaaatatgaacatgcGTTAAAAACACAAGTTGCCATAGAATACAAACATGAAATCTCAGACATgattaagaagaaaatactAGTCGTACGCACGctaaaaattattaagaTTATGAAGATTCCTATGGACGAATATAAGAAGAGCTCTAAACTTAACGAGGCTTTACTTCAGTTGAATAATTTATTCACCAACAAGAATGATCCAaagaatgatgatgaagtTGGCACCCGTATGATGAAGAAacaaatttttggaaaatcaGGCTTCTCGGGAAAGAGTATTAGAAAGAGGATAGCTCTCTACATGCCCATAGACTTCCAGATGGACGTTATTAACTACAACGATTTCCTCTTCACTTACCATCCCAATATGGATCTAATGAAAAAACTTGACCGACAGGCCAATTATTTCGACATTGGCATATTCAATTATATAGGATCGCATTTCATAG CCCTCGGCCACTTCATCATTCTCAAACTGGCCCACAAGCACTACAAtaaatttttcgaaattgGGAATCTCAAGTTCCACAACTGGCATAGCATCCTAGGATTCAACCATTCGGACAGATACAAAGTGTTGGATCTTCTATGTGACGAAAGTAATTCTTACGAAGGagataaaaagagaagagaactctacttaaaaaataacatatcCTCCACTACAGAAGAATGCACCGTTTTGGAGTTCCTTATACATCACATCAATAAATACCAAATGGAGTTATTTACGAATGCCTCCAAGCTCAACTTAAATTTGCAAATGTTAATGGAGAATACgcatttaaaagaaaagtattTTAGCTTCATGTGCAAAAAGGATACCGGTGAGCCTTGTTCTATCTATGATGGTCCTAAATTTAAAGAAGGCGATGAGGAGCAAATGCCATTTGTAGACAATGATAACTATACCTTCAAACCGACCCAACTTATTTCCCCGGTAAAGGACAATCCTTATGATATTTATACAAACTATTTCAACTTTATAAAGTATTATAACGAGTTTAATAGGGACCATGTTTTGTACATCCACCTGCTCAACATTATCGGCTTGTTCA ATGGAGATATGGGTGCCTATGTTAGCTCTCTCTACCTACCGGGGTACTACAACG CGATACAATTGGCTTACGAAGAGAACCAATCGATGAAGGAACTCTCCGATAACCTCGTAAAAT GTGTCGAAATGTGCTACAGTAGGACTATGCAGAAGAAATCCATTGTATTCAAAATCAGCTCtctatttaaaaagaaaaagttcgACTCTTCCAAGTGTAACATATGTGAAGGAACCCTGTTCTACATTAACA ACCAAGTGCAGGACAGTATGTCCATGTTACAAAAATACAACGGATACATGTCCAAGGTGCTCAAGGTCAACGTCGTAAGCCACCTCATTAGgtttatgaatatatatgaagAGTACAACAGCTTCCTAATGCACGATTTGAACTGGTTTACATTTCTCCTTCTATTTAGAATGACTACATATAAAG AAATCGGGCAATACAGTATATCCAACGCCATGTACCTGGACATTCAAGACGAAGACACGCGCAATAGGACTATGGTTACGTACCACTGGTATCCCTCCTACTTGAAGAAGTACATAACAAATCGCACGAGGAAGAACGAAGCAGTGAACCTGCTGAAAG AGCTCGAAAAAATGATAGACAAAGATATCTTagagaagatgaagaagtgcATTAAGTTTGTAATCCACGTGAACTCCATCCTACAGATGGACTTCTTTTATTACCTGAACGAAACACCTCTAGGACAGCAACACCCATATGGTTTGACGATGGAGATCGAAGGGAAGTTCACCGATTGGTTCTCGAACTACATGTACAGCTTTCCCTTAATAAATTACGAAGACCCCAAGGGAAGGTACAACATGCCAgagcaacagaaaaaaggacagtTCGTTGCTCCCAAGTATAGTAAGTGGAATTTACacttgaagaaaattatcgaGCAGTCTTTTATCAACCAGTTTAATCAAAAACacgtaaaaaatttattcaaacATTTTGGCACATACAACATAAGTAACAAAATAATGCTACTCAGAGATTCATATGAACTCTATATAaagaattttgaaaatatttctttccttggAGATATTATGCTTCtaaggaaattttttggTGCTACTCCTAAATCGATTATTATAAGGCAGAAGATGCACTACTTCCTTCACAACATCTTTGGAAACCCTCTGAACTTTTACAAATTCGGTTTAATCTATGGGTACACCTTTGACAAGGTTTACCTCAAAGAAGTTGTGGATGCATTGCATGTGATTTATCAGATGAACCAGGCTATTTTCACAGAAATATCCTTCCTACAGACTGTTCGTTTACTCTTCAGGAAAATTCAATACAGCTTCTTCTCCCACAGAAGAAACGACGACATA AGCATGAACaacatcttcttcttcaatgTACGCTATGATTACTCCAagctgaaaaaggaaatgagaGAGGAAGAAATCCACCAATCCATGGCTTCCagattttatgaaaaaactATGTACACTCTATTTCAAATGATGTTCGTTACACGCATAAGCAAACACATAAATAAGTTAGACAGAAAGTTTGGAAATGCTAGCATGCTAGGTCTGGCGGTGGATGAGGAACCGGCACTCCAATTTAAGTATGTCTACTATGGCAGTATGTTCGATAGCATGTTAAATGTCTTCTTTCCTATGTTTATAAAGAAACCTGTTGTTCAGCTCAAGTACGGAAAGACCTTTGTACTTGCCAACATGTATAAGTTGGCATCTGAACTCTTTGCCATCTACAATTTGAACAACTTGAGTACACTCTGTGATTATCAATCCATGACCAGTGCTAATACATATGTCTTTAATAAGACGATGAAGTTCCTCGACAAGAAGTTTTTGCCCCTTGTCGTGGTGGCCTTCTTTATGAAAATCAACTTGGAGATAAAAGAAGCGAATGCAGGAGAAGGATTCTGGAAGACGTACTACAGTTCCCGATTTGAGGGACCAGCACAGATGTCGCAACATTTCGCCTACTTATCCTTATATACTGGTGGAAACATATTCATGCGGAACCATTTATTCTTCCCGAATCCGCTGGGCCAAGAGCTGTCAAAGCAAACAGAAGGCCTCGTAAATGCTCCTCCAAGGGAAAAGCCAGAGACGCATCGAATCAGTGGATTAGTTTTAATTGGAATGGTCCACTCTCTTTCAATcacattcttcatttttactcTTCTAAGGTGGTATGCCTTTTACGACAACGTTATTTTTCTAATACGAAGCACTTTCCGTGTTTTCGATAGATTCTACACCATCCTGGAAAATTATGTTAACGTATTCATAAAAAGAATGTACAACCGAGTTACAGCGGATATTCTGCTCAAGTCACTCAGACGGGCCTACGACAGAGCCAAGAATGAGGGCTACTATGAGGAGGGTATTAAGGCCCGACTTAGCGACAAACAATTTTcacaaagggaagaaagtcAGGAGTGTTCAGAAGCACCTCCCGTCTTAACAGAAGTCGACATCGAGTCTGTTCAGGAAAATAGCAGTCTATACTACGTAGACAATGAGTCCATGTTTGAAGACCTCGATGATGATGAGCAGTTCTTAAACGAGAgagatattattttttatgaggATAACGTTGACAAGAGGGGTATTTACAATTATGTCCCTGTAAGTGGTCCGCAGTAG
- a CDS encoding phosphatidylinositol N-acetylglucosaminyltransferase subunit P, putative: MQSIKEGYAFFILYLSHILWASYLVWAFVFDDFLNILSFPFPSKYWAAIIPSVIIFTSFCFILFTIIYSFVKTEPPTSMHLVEDDHSVFEDKMTENSLNRMNDLRIDQLNKLLYDTSLYFE; encoded by the exons ATGCAGTCCATTAAGGAAGGCTACGCCTTTTTCATTCTGTACCTATCGCACATCCTCTGGG CGTCGTACTTAGTCTGGGCTTTCGTGTTCGACGACTTCCTAAACATCTTGTCCTTCCCATTCCCCTCCAA GTACTGGGCAGCCATCATCCCGTCTGTCATTATCTTCACCTCCTtctgcttcattttgtttaccATTATTTACTCCTTCGTGAAGACGGAACCACCGACCTCGATGCACCTTGTAGAAG ATGACCACTCCGTTTTCGAAGACAAAATGACGGAAAACTCATTAAATCGTATGAATGACTTAAGAATTGACCAACTGAACAAGCTACTGTACGATACATCCCTTTACTTTGAGTAG
- a CDS encoding gametocyte development protein 1, putative, translating to MENREGRKSKQLVHPRDRRKKKVMQVKRENSNKPWYLHLEKSEITFFFDLIEEDLTSRFKRKISSTTLGNADGSLDEEHDNAFKRVAVKWEQPEDDEVCTDVGDNVSVDAEMCTETEEKNQGRGEDNSEGFLNVEGENEGRAGLRDDQPFEGELHGDLRREMTAKNVQSRRVQKWSEEIELSNYVYRKGSFEDTMRCTQNKMPYNLLLYLNTFLGDLACNKDTMARWLEEFNKKRFNNRNNKGMRNNFKADLYRVVIHDGGIISFKLITSRNEIGKTTYYMNEELLHLEINNILEKYYPLKYIFYLNQKVRDFQKLVIPLELKSDKPITCGILLDFDYMGHSFEMIKKRPMKLVDLMVILDKICELLREKCTVIYVHYARRSIPQGEANSAGAANELILSHPRRAPKNTANAYRGHACRHERSYSYLFDDLQSTLELFEERNIKMVIRTSEFTEEVEMTSSAADTMLSSRSFRPSPPTCLPPTSHPSAIADASQKKKKKTIVKSIAQLFENPYVDNVLLLCNDIDVISYCYHVRHKVKYKNGEVSMKKEYAFRFMKPVLIFCFLNNLPVKNGKIYPHLKLDRFCYMSFIIRTYLLRCQANKLQRLATEIHFNVDLVQELIKKYNMENSTLKKTMNILLLDDLLYKMKGKTKKKAHAEIPLSELMRRSFSAVYYPMQYYLQDS from the coding sequence ATGGAAaacagggaaggaaggaagtccAAGCAACTAGTGCATCCAAGGgatcgaagaaaaaaaaaagtcatgCAAGTGAAGAGGGAAAACTCCAACAAGCCATGGTACTTACACCTAGAAAAAAGCgaaataactttttttttcgatttaaTCGAGGAGGACCTAACTTCTaggtttaaaaggaaaattagcTCGACCACTTTGGGCAATGCAGATGGTTCGCTTGACGAGGAGCACGACAATGCTTTTAAGAGGGTCGCAGTGAAGTGGGAGCAACCGGAAGATGATGAAGTGTGCACCGATGTGGGTGACAATGTTAGTGTCGATGCGGAAATGTGCACCGAGACGGAAGAGAAGAACCAAGGGAGGGGAGAAGACAACTCCGAAGGATTTCTCAACGTGGAGGGCGAGAATGAGGGGCGCGCTGGGCTCAGAGATGACCAACCGTTTGAGGGGGAACTCCACGGCGATTTGCGAAGAGAGATGACTGCAAAGAATGTGCAAAGCCGGCGTGTGCAAAAATGGTCCGAGGAGATCGAACTCTCCAATTACGTGTATCGAAAGGGATCATTCGAGGATACCATGCGGTGtacacaaaataaaatgccaTACAACTTATTGCTGTATCTGAATACGTTTTTGGGAGATCTGGCTTGCAACAAGGATACAATGGCTAGGTGGTTAGAAGAATTTAACAAGAAAAGATTTAATAATAGGAACAACAAAGGTATGCGTAACAATTTTAAGGCAGACTTGTATAGGGTAGTGATACATGATGGGGGCATaatttccttcaaattgATAACAAGTAGGAACGAAATTGGAAAAACAACTTACTACATGAATGAAGAGCTACTGCATCTAGaaattaataatattttagaGAAGTACTACCCgttgaaatatattttttacctgaatCAGAAGGTGCGTGATTTCCAGAAGTTGGTTATACCTCTGGAACTGAAAAGTGATAAGCCCATTACATGTGGTATCCTTCTGGATTTTGATTACATGGGTCATTCGTTCGAAATGATTAAAAAGAGGCCCATGAAGCTAGTGGACTTGATGGTGATACTGGATAAGATTTGTGAGCTCCTTCGCGAGAAGTGCACCGTGATTTATGTGCACTACGCGAGGAGGTCCATTCCCCAGGGAGAGGCAAATTCTGCGGGTGCGGCCAACGAGTTGATTCTCTCGCACCCGCGACGCGCACCCAAGAACACGGCCAATGCTTATCGAGGGCACGCATGCAGGCATGAAAGATCGTACAGCTACCTCTTCGACGATTTGCAGAGCACACTCGAGTTGTTTGAGGAGCGAAACATAAAGATGGTGATTAGGACGAGCGAGTTTACGGAAGAGGTGGAGATGACCAGTTCGGCTGCAGATACGATGCTCTCGTCCCGTTCCTTCCGTCCTTCTCCTCCGACATGTTTGCCGCCCACATCACACCCCTCGGCTATCGCTGATGCGtcgcaaaagaagaaaaaaaaaacaatagtGAAATCCATCGCTCAGTTATTTGAAAATCCATATGTCGACAACGTTCTTCTCCTATGCAATGATATAGATGTGATATCGTACTGTTACCATGTTCGCCACAAGgtgaaatacaaaaatggagaagtgtccatgaagaaggaatacGCCTTTCGATTCATGAAACCAGTACTGATATTTTGCTTCTTAAATAATTTGCCGGTTaagaatgggaaaatatatcCTCACCTCAAACTAGATAGATTTTGCTACATGAGTTTTATAATAAGAACTTATCTTCTAAGGTGCCAAGCGAATAAGCTGCAAAGGTTAGCTACagaaattcattttaatgTTGACCTGGTGCAAGaactaattaaaaaatataatatggAGAATAGCACACTAAAGAAAACAATGAATATTTTACTTCTTGATGATTTATTGTACAAGATGAAGGGAAAGACTAAGAAGAAGGCGCATGCAGAGATCCCCCTTTCAGAATTGATGCGAAGGAGTTTTTCCGCAGTGTACTATCCCATGCAATACTACTTGCAGGATTCTTGA